The Stackebrandtia nassauensis DSM 44728 genome includes the window GGGGTTGTCGGTGCACAGGTCCTTTTCGCCGATCTCGGTGCACTTGCTGGACTCCACCACGGCGGTGTCCAGCTGCTGCAGGGTCTCAGGCGCGCCCGAGCCGTCGGGGTTGGTGGCTCCCCAGCCCAGGATGCGAGACTTCGTACCGGGAGAAGCTTCGCTGCCTAGCTTGACGGGGGCCGACTCGGCCGCGGCTTCCAGCTTCACCAGCGCGAGGTCGTCGACACCGCCGGAGTAGTCGGGGTGCACCACGAACTCGGTCGGTTTGACGACTTCACCGCCGTCGGAGACGGTCTTGGTGTTGAGCCGGAACTGGTAGCCCGAGGGGTCTTCGCCCTCGACGCAGTGCGCGGCGATGATCAGCCATTCCGGGCTGATCAGGGACGCGCCGCAACGGTGCGAGCCGTCGGAGCCCTGCATCGAGGCCATGAACGAGTAATCTTGGTCGGCGTCGACGCCGCCGATGATCTTCGTCTGGCTGTCGGACGCGTCGACGCCGTCGTCGGCGTTGGCGGCGAAACCGACACCGCCGACCGCCACAGCGGCGGCCGCGACCACGGCCAGGCCGGAGTAGATGAGTCGTTTCCTCACACTAAAACCTCCATCTAGGGATTGACATATTCAGTTGTCTTGACCGAATGTACGGCACCGGCATACTCGATAGCTAGTCATACCGGCCACCCCAAAAATTCAGTGGACGCGCACCCGAAGCGGGTGCGCGTCCACTGTGTGGAGGTTTGGGATGGTTTGTCAGGCCACGTACTCGGCCAGATGCTCACCGGTCAGGGTGGAGCGTTTGGCGACCAGCTCGGCCGGGGTGCCCTCGAAGACGATGCGGCCACCGTCGTGACCCGCGCCCGGCCCCAGATCGATGATCCAGTCGGCGTGCGCCATCACCGCCTGGTGATGCTCGATGACGATCACCGACTTGCCCGAATCCACCAGCCGATCCAACAGACCCAACAGCTGCTCCACGTCGGCCAGGTGCAGGCCCGTGGTCGGCTCGTCCAGGATGTACACATCGCCCTTGTCGGCCATTTGGGCGGCCAGCTTCAGACGCTGACGTTCACCGCCCGACAGCGTCGTCAACGGCTGCCCCAACGTCAGATACCCCAGGCCGACGTCCGCCAGCCGGTCGAGGATCTTGTGCGCGGCCGGGATGCGCGCCTCACCGGAGGCGAAGAACTCCTCGGCCTGGGCCACCGACATGCCCAGCACCTCACTGATGTCACGGCCCGCCAGTTTGTACTCAAGGACCTGCGCGCCGAACCGTTTGCCCTCGCACTCCTCACACGTCGACTCCACCGTGGCCATCACACCCAGGTCGGTGAAGATGACGCCAGCGCCGTTACACGCCGGGCACGCGCCCTCGGAGTTCGCGCTGAACAGGCCCGGCTTGACACCGTTGACCTTCGCG containing:
- a CDS encoding S1 family peptidase, producing the protein MRKRLIYSGLAVVAAAAVAVGGVGFAANADDGVDASDSQTKIIGGVDADQDYSFMASMQGSDGSHRCGASLISPEWLIIAAHCVEGEDPSGYQFRLNTKTVSDGGEVVKPTEFVVHPDYSGGVDDLALVKLEAAAESAPVKLGSEASPGTKSRILGWGATNPDGSGAPETLQQLDTAVVESSKCTEIGEKDLCTDNPNGDSGACYGDSGGPQIVDDGSGGWVLIGATSRSGNGDPTCATGPSIYTNVTAYTDWINETTGA